From a region of the Coffea arabica cultivar ET-39 chromosome 3e, Coffea Arabica ET-39 HiFi, whole genome shotgun sequence genome:
- the LOC140038465 gene encoding uncharacterized protein, whose translation MILSKFDIIFTTEKAIKGQAIADHLTENPKEDDYQSFHTYFPDEEVLFVGTTEDMNEKCSEWRLFFDGASNSFGAGIGAVLVSPEGKHYPGSAKLRFPCTNNMAEYEACIFGLKMALEMKIKDLIVFSDSDLLVHQTLRVWINRDSKILPYHCSLLVLANKFRSLEFWHIPHIRNVFADTLATLSSMIQHPDELRYQGISQNGVLSSRGRYDWKCIKCQLHGDVMHTPPTELHSMLLPGHVQCGVETESYKHVTKKVVTDFLRKHIICRFGVPETLITDNAKNLNNDMVDRLCEQFKIKHRNSSIYRSHMNGAVEAANKNLKKIIRKMIERHRDWHEKLPYALMAYRTAIRTSTGATPYNLMYGMEVVLPAEVEIPSLPILIEAKLDEADWIKQRHEQLSLIDEKRLNAICHGQCYQKRVARAYNKKVRPRIFTEGDKVLKHILPVQEEAKGKFAPNWQGPFIVQKVLPGGALVLAEMDEQVFPQPINLDMCKKFFI comes from the exons ATGATTCTTTCAAAATTCGACATCATTTTCACCACGGAAAAGGCCATCAAGGGGCAGGCCATAGCAGATCACCTGACTGAGAATCCGAAAGAAGATGATTATCAGTCATTTCATACTTATTTTCCAGATGAGGAGGTCCTGTTCGTTGGTACAACGgaagacatgaatgaaaaatgtTCTGAATGGAGGCTATTCTTTGATGGTGCGTCAAATTCCTTCGGGGCCGGTATTGGAGCTGTTCTAGTATCGCCTGAAGGGAAGCATTATCCTGGTTCCGCTAAACTACGATTTCCCTGTACTAATAACATGGCCGAATATGAGGCTTGTATTTTTGGATTAAAAATGGCATTGGAAATGAAAATTAAGGATTTAATAGTGTTCAGTGATTCTGATTTGCTCGTGCATCAAACGCTCAGAGTGTGGATCAATCGGGATTCAAAGATCTTGCCTTATCACTGCAGTTTATTAGTGTTGGCAAATAAATTTAGAAGTTTGGAGTTCTGGCATATTCCACATATCAGAAATGTCTTTGCCGATACTTTGGCCACTTTATCTTCAATGATTCAACATCCAGACGAGTTG CGATATcaaggaatttctcaaaatgGGGTCCTATCCTCCAGGGGCCGATACGACTG GAAATGCATCAAATGTCAGTTGCATGGAGATGTTATGCACACTCCGCCTACAGAATTACACAGTATGCTGCTCCCTGGCcatgttcaatgtggg GTCGAAACTGAATCTTACAAGCATGTGACTAAGAAGGTGGTGACGGACTTTCTAAGGAAGCACATCATTTGTCGTTTTGGAGTACCAGAGACATTAATCActgacaatgccaagaatctcaACAATGATATGGTGGACAGATTGTGTGAgcagttcaaaatcaagcaTCGGAATTCTTCTATTTATAGATCACATATGAATGGAGCTGTGGAGGCCGCGAATAAGAACTTGAAGAAGATAATTCGAAAAATGATTGAAAGACACCGTGATTGGCACGAGAAGCTCCCTTATGCATTAATGGCATATAGAACTGCTATTCGGACCTCTACTGGAGCAACTCCCTACAAcctcatgtatggaatggaagtaGTGTTGCCAGCTGAGgtcgaaatcccttcattgcCCATTTTAATAGAGGCCAAACTGGATGAGGCTGATTGGATTAAACAACGTCATGAGCAGTTGTCTTTAATCGATGAGAAGAGGTTAAATGCCATTTGTCATGGCCAATGTTATCAAAAGAGGGTAGCCCGTGCTTACAATAAGAAGGTCAGACCACGGATATTCACAGAAGGAGATAAAGTGTTGAAACACATTTTGCCAGTGCAAGAGGAGGCTAAGGGAAAGTTTGCACCAAATTGGCAAGGCCCTTTTATTGTCCAGAAAGTTTTGCCCGGTGGAGCACTCGTTCTTGCAGAAATGGATGAGCAAGTGTTCCCCCAACCGATCAATTTAGATATGTGCAAGAAATTTTTCATATGA